Proteins encoded within one genomic window of Pseudomonas cannabina:
- a CDS encoding GFA family protein, whose protein sequence is MIKQVGSTDIKPVHQASCHCGAIMLELDLPNGIVDPRRCDCSLCRRRGAIVASVAKDGVRVIHGQSMLKLYQFNTRTAEHYFCGRCGIHTHHQRRSNPNEYGYNVACLEGVNPFELGKVKINDGVNHPADCPAVDAPESD, encoded by the coding sequence AGTCGGTTCTACTGACATCAAACCCGTCCACCAGGCGTCCTGCCATTGCGGCGCGATCATGCTCGAGCTGGATTTACCGAATGGTATTGTCGATCCGCGACGCTGCGACTGCTCGCTGTGCAGGCGCAGAGGCGCAATCGTCGCGTCGGTCGCAAAGGATGGGGTTCGAGTGATTCACGGGCAGAGCATGCTCAAGCTGTATCAATTCAATACGCGTACCGCCGAGCATTACTTCTGCGGCAGGTGCGGGATTCACACCCACCATCAGCGACGCTCCAACCCCAATGAATACGGGTACAACGTCGCTTGTCTGGAAGGTGTGAATCCTTTCGAGCTGGGCAAGGTAAAGATCAATGACGGGGTCAATCATCCCGCTGATTGCCCCGCCGTTGACGCGCCTGAGAGCGACTAG
- the poxB gene encoding ubiquinone-dependent pyruvate dehydrogenase, translated as MSKTIADHLAQTLAAAGVSHIWGVSGDSLNGLTDSLERTDSIRWMHTRHEEVAAFAAGAQAASSGKLAVCAGSCGPGNLHLINGLYDCHRNRVPVLAIAAHIPSAEIGLDYFQETHPQELFKECSHFVELVSNPEQFPRVLERAMRAAISQKGVAVIVIPGDVALSESPDVPAKWVEASPPTVVPADNDLQSMADMLNDSKAVTLLCGAGCAGAHQQILALADTLGAPIVHALRGKQHVEYDNPFDVGMTGLIGFSSGYHAMLSCDTLVILGSSFPYRNFYPEKANIIQIDLDPTQLGRRTPLALGLVGGVRETLDALLPKLTPHNDRRFLDKALKHYAKAREELDELATPTPDGTPIHPQYLTRLVDEQADADAIFTVDVGTPTLWAARYLHMNGKRSLLGSFNHGSMANALPQALGAKAEHPDRQVVALCGDGGLSMLLGDLLSIRQLNLPIKMVVFNNSSLGFVDMEMKAGGYVPHGTDLHETNFAGIALGAGILGLRVENAEELPAALRKAFDHPGPVLLDVVTAKQELGIPPKIKLAQAKGFSLYMMRAIMSGRGSEVLELAKTNLR; from the coding sequence ATGTCCAAGACCATCGCCGACCATCTTGCGCAAACCCTCGCAGCGGCAGGTGTTTCCCACATCTGGGGGGTGTCCGGTGACAGCCTCAACGGCCTGACCGACAGCCTGGAACGCACCGATTCGATTCGCTGGATGCACACCCGTCACGAAGAGGTGGCGGCCTTCGCGGCGGGTGCCCAGGCGGCATCCAGCGGCAAGCTGGCGGTTTGCGCAGGCAGCTGCGGACCGGGCAATCTGCACCTGATCAACGGCCTGTACGACTGCCATCGCAACCGGGTGCCAGTGCTGGCGATTGCCGCGCACATTCCGTCCGCCGAAATTGGCCTGGATTACTTCCAGGAAACCCATCCGCAGGAACTGTTCAAAGAGTGCAGTCATTTTGTCGAACTGGTCAGCAACCCCGAACAGTTCCCGCGCGTGCTGGAGCGTGCCATGCGGGCGGCCATCAGCCAGAAAGGCGTGGCGGTTATCGTAATACCCGGCGATGTGGCGCTGAGTGAGTCACCGGATGTGCCTGCGAAATGGGTCGAAGCGAGTCCGCCCACCGTTGTCCCGGCCGACAATGATTTGCAGTCGATGGCCGACATGCTCAACGATTCCAAGGCGGTCACGCTGTTGTGTGGCGCCGGGTGCGCCGGTGCGCACCAGCAGATCCTTGCGCTGGCCGACACGTTGGGCGCACCGATTGTTCATGCGTTGCGTGGCAAGCAGCACGTCGAGTACGACAACCCGTTCGACGTCGGCATGACCGGCCTGATCGGTTTCAGCTCCGGCTATCACGCCATGCTGTCCTGCGACACGCTGGTGATCCTCGGCAGCAGCTTTCCGTACCGCAATTTCTATCCCGAGAAAGCAAACATCATTCAGATCGACCTCGACCCGACTCAGCTCGGTCGGCGCACGCCGTTGGCCCTCGGACTGGTCGGCGGGGTGCGTGAAACGCTGGATGCGCTGCTGCCCAAACTTACCCCGCACAACGACCGCCGCTTCCTCGACAAGGCCCTCAAGCACTACGCCAAGGCCCGTGAAGAACTGGACGAACTGGCCACGCCGACGCCGGACGGTACACCGATTCACCCGCAGTACCTGACCCGTTTGGTCGACGAGCAGGCCGACGCCGATGCGATTTTTACCGTTGATGTCGGCACGCCCACCCTGTGGGCCGCGCGCTACTTGCACATGAACGGCAAACGCAGCCTGCTGGGCTCGTTCAATCACGGCTCGATGGCCAACGCCTTGCCTCAGGCGCTGGGCGCCAAGGCCGAGCACCCGGACCGCCAGGTTGTCGCGTTATGCGGCGATGGCGGCCTGTCGATGCTGCTGGGCGACCTGTTGAGCATTCGCCAGTTGAACCTGCCGATCAAAATGGTGGTGTTCAACAACAGCTCGCTGGGCTTCGTAGACATGGAAATGAAAGCCGGCGGTTACGTGCCCCATGGCACCGATCTGCACGAGACCAATTTCGCCGGTATCGCGCTGGGCGCCGGCATTCTCGGATTGCGCGTAGAAAACGCCGAAGAGCTGCCTGCCGCCCTGCGCAAGGCTTTCGATCACCCCGGCCCGGTGCTGCTCGACGTGGTGACTGCCAAGCAGGAACTGGGCATTCCGCCGAAGATCAAGCTGGCGCAGGCCAAAGGCTTCAGCCTGTACATGATGCGCGCGATCATGAGCGGGCGCGGCAGTGAAGTGTTGGAACTGGCGAAGACCAACTTGCGCTAG
- the mrdA gene encoding penicillin-binding protein 2, whose amino-acid sequence MPNPIPLKDHEKETRLVNQRLIACAVLVGLLAICLVARMYFLQVTEFEYHSTISENNRVHVLPIPPERGLIFDRNGEVLADNRPSFNLTLTRERAGDWHKVIDELMTLLQLPDEDRILFDKELKQVRHPFEPATLLYELTEEQIAIVAVNQYLLPGVDVAAQFVRHYPLGAHFAHSIGYVGRINEKEAAQLDNDYRGTQSIGKTGIERFYESELHGRVGYEEVETNAQGRVLRVLKHTDPIPGKNITLSLDAHLQEAAENALGDRRGSVVALDPETGEVLAMVSKPSFDPNLFVTGISFKQYALLRDSIDRPLFNRVLRGLYAPGSTVKPEVAIAGLDSGVVNASTKVFDPGYFQLPDFDHKYRNWNHSGDGWVDMDTAIMRSNDTYFYTLAHKLGIDRLHDYMTMFGIGQKVSLDMFEESAGLMPSREWKRATRRQAWFPGETVILGIGQGYMQVTPLQLAQATSLIASKGVWHRPHLAMEVGHEVPVDEHPMPNIVLRDPNEWNQVNTGMQMVMHDPRGIARDAAKGAQYRIAGKSGTAQVVAIKQGERYNRLKTLERNRDNALFVGFAPADHPKIVVSVTIENGEAGGRVAGPVVREILDAWLLDSDGKLKPQYAVPAKAPGNPHA is encoded by the coding sequence ATGCCCAATCCAATCCCCCTGAAAGACCACGAGAAAGAGACGCGACTGGTCAACCAGCGCCTGATTGCCTGTGCTGTGCTGGTCGGGCTGCTGGCGATCTGTCTGGTTGCGAGGATGTATTTCCTGCAAGTCACCGAGTTCGAATACCACTCGACCATTTCTGAAAACAACCGGGTGCACGTACTGCCTATTCCGCCCGAGCGCGGCCTGATATTCGACCGCAATGGCGAAGTGCTTGCCGATAACCGGCCCAGCTTCAACCTGACCCTGACCCGTGAGCGCGCCGGGGACTGGCACAAGGTTATCGATGAGCTGATGACGCTGCTGCAGCTGCCTGACGAGGATCGCATCCTGTTCGATAAGGAGCTGAAGCAGGTGCGCCATCCGTTCGAGCCTGCAACGTTGCTGTACGAACTGACTGAAGAGCAGATCGCCATCGTGGCGGTCAATCAATACTTGTTGCCGGGGGTGGATGTCGCGGCGCAGTTCGTTCGTCATTATCCGTTGGGCGCGCACTTTGCCCATTCGATTGGCTATGTCGGGCGCATCAACGAAAAGGAAGCTGCCCAGCTCGATAATGACTATCGCGGCACTCAGTCGATCGGCAAGACCGGTATCGAACGTTTTTACGAGTCAGAACTGCATGGTCGGGTTGGCTACGAAGAAGTTGAAACCAACGCTCAGGGACGTGTGCTGCGGGTGTTGAAACACACCGATCCGATACCGGGCAAGAACATCACCCTGAGCCTGGATGCGCATTTGCAGGAAGCGGCCGAGAACGCGCTGGGTGACCGGCGTGGTTCGGTGGTCGCACTTGACCCGGAAACCGGCGAAGTGCTGGCGATGGTCAGCAAGCCGAGTTTCGACCCCAACCTGTTCGTGACCGGGATCAGCTTCAAGCAGTACGCCTTGTTGCGCGACTCCATCGACCGGCCGCTGTTCAACCGCGTATTGCGCGGCCTGTACGCGCCGGGTTCCACCGTCAAACCTGAAGTCGCGATTGCCGGGCTCGACAGCGGGGTGGTCAACGCCTCGACCAAGGTTTTTGATCCGGGTTACTTCCAGTTGCCGGACTTCGACCACAAGTACCGCAACTGGAACCATAGCGGCGACGGTTGGGTGGACATGGACACGGCGATCATGCGTTCCAATGACACCTACTTCTATACCCTGGCGCACAAGCTGGGGATCGACCGGCTGCATGACTACATGACCATGTTCGGCATTGGCCAGAAGGTCTCGCTGGACATGTTCGAGGAATCTGCCGGCCTGATGCCGTCCCGCGAGTGGAAACGCGCCACGCGCCGCCAGGCCTGGTTCCCCGGCGAGACGGTGATCCTCGGCATTGGTCAGGGCTACATGCAGGTCACACCGTTGCAACTGGCGCAGGCCACCTCGCTGATCGCCAGCAAGGGAGTCTGGCATCGTCCGCACCTGGCAATGGAAGTGGGCCATGAGGTGCCGGTCGATGAGCACCCGATGCCGAACATCGTGCTGCGTGATCCCAACGAATGGAATCAGGTCAATACCGGGATGCAGATGGTCATGCACGATCCGCGCGGTATTGCGCGTGATGCGGCGAAGGGCGCGCAATACCGCATCGCTGGCAAGAGTGGTACAGCGCAGGTGGTGGCAATCAAGCAGGGCGAGCGCTACAACCGTCTCAAGACCCTGGAGCGCAACCGCGACAACGCCTTGTTCGTCGGCTTCGCCCCGGCCGATCACCCGAAGATCGTGGTGTCGGTGACCATCGAGAACGGCGAGGCGGGCGGTCGGGTTGCGGGCCCGGTCGTGCGGGAAATTCTCGACGCCTGGCTGCTCGACAGCGACGGCAAGCTCAAGCCGCAATACGCAGTGCCCGCCAAGGCGCCGGGCAATCCGCACGCCTGA
- a CDS encoding winged helix-turn-helix transcriptional regulator, with amino-acid sequence MSESATRPYSETAESMLAFVRQGQVLATDCPSRVVLNHVCSRWGVLVLVVLRGGMHRFSEVRRKIGGVSEKMLAQTLQHLEQDGFVSRKSLPVVPPHVEYRLTPMGEEVALQVETLATWIETNLPRIMQAREASAEAQVKLS; translated from the coding sequence ATGAGTGAATCCGCCACGCGTCCCTACTCCGAGACGGCCGAATCCATGCTGGCCTTCGTTCGCCAAGGGCAAGTGCTGGCAACTGACTGCCCGTCGAGGGTTGTGCTCAACCATGTCTGCAGCCGTTGGGGTGTGCTGGTGTTGGTGGTATTGCGTGGCGGTATGCACCGCTTCAGCGAAGTGCGGCGCAAAATCGGCGGGGTCAGTGAAAAAATGCTCGCGCAGACGCTTCAGCATCTGGAGCAGGACGGCTTTGTCAGCCGCAAATCGCTGCCCGTGGTGCCGCCGCATGTCGAGTACCGGTTGACGCCAATGGGTGAAGAAGTGGCCTTGCAGGTCGAGACGCTTGCGACCTGGATCGAAACCAATCTGCCACGCATCATGCAGGCCCGCGAAGCGTCTGCCGAGGCGCAGGTGAAGCTTTCTTGA
- a CDS encoding RcnB family protein, which translates to MNSKSLIACMTLLGCFSAVTLPVHAAETPDPKIAKSKDNVHELELGSRVPEKYRRSDLEVKDWKSKGLEEPAKESEWVKINDKYVRFQKVNGNIMDIVPVKK; encoded by the coding sequence ATGAATAGCAAATCGTTGATCGCCTGCATGACCCTGCTAGGCTGCTTCTCGGCCGTTACCCTGCCGGTTCACGCAGCAGAGACGCCCGACCCAAAGATCGCCAAGTCCAAAGACAACGTTCATGAACTGGAACTGGGCTCTCGCGTACCGGAGAAGTACCGTCGCAGCGATCTTGAAGTCAAGGACTGGAAGAGCAAGGGCCTGGAAGAGCCAGCCAAGGAAAGCGAATGGGTGAAGATCAATGACAAGTATGTGCGCTTCCAGAAAGTGAACGGCAACATCATGGATATCGTACCGGTCAAGAAGTAA
- a CDS encoding DUF3828 domain-containing protein yields MSRTVALAFAFLLSFTAQAACPAATPVDTARWIYEKHQDFYLKNKGGAEYLSKSLLSLLKKDWACQNGDQCAVSANPWTDAQDGDVQKPIEWKLVSTSDKQAVVEMTYNLGYKDAPQQPVSSQTTRLLLAKNANKCWVLDNLQGPQGVALGQALEEFPYEGD; encoded by the coding sequence ATGTCCAGAACCGTTGCCCTTGCCTTCGCCTTCCTGCTTTCATTCACCGCACAGGCTGCCTGCCCTGCTGCAACGCCGGTCGATACGGCACGCTGGATCTATGAGAAGCATCAGGACTTCTACCTCAAGAACAAGGGTGGTGCGGAATACCTGTCCAAATCGCTACTGAGCCTGTTGAAGAAAGACTGGGCCTGCCAGAACGGCGATCAGTGTGCCGTCAGCGCCAACCCCTGGACCGACGCACAGGATGGCGATGTGCAGAAGCCGATCGAGTGGAAGCTGGTGTCCACGTCCGACAAACAGGCGGTGGTCGAGATGACGTACAACCTGGGTTACAAGGACGCTCCTCAGCAGCCCGTCAGCAGCCAGACCACGCGCCTGCTGCTGGCAAAAAATGCCAACAAATGCTGGGTGCTGGACAACCTGCAAGGCCCGCAGGGCGTAGCGTTGGGCCAGGCGCTCGAAGAATTCCCCTACGAAGGTGACTGA
- a CDS encoding MFS transporter has protein sequence MNTNRANGTVFETDLPARLDRLPWGRFHTLLVVALGITWLLDGLEVTLAGSVAGALKASPALNLSNSDIGLAGAAYIAGAVLGALFFGWLADRLGRRKLFFITLLLYVGATAATAFSFSVWSFMLFRFLTGMGIGGEYTAINSTIQEFTPARYRGWVDLTINGTFWLGAALGAVGSIVLLDPQWIGAELGWRLCFGIGAVLGLLVLLMRLWLPESPRWLLIHGQSAEATRIVEQIEADMQRRGHVLPAVEGKPLRLHARDHTPLGEVARTLLVTFRQRSLVGLTLLTAQAFFYNAIFFTYALVLTDFYDVPAERVGWYVLPLALGNFCGPLLLGRLFDVVGRRVMISLTYGVSGVLLAISGYLFQQGLLDVTQQAIAWMVIFFFASAAASSAYLTVAETFPLEIRALAIAVFYAFGTGLGGIIGPTLFGELIETGDRSNVLIGYLIGAGLMLFAALVQSIWGMAAERKSLEEVARPLSQADSH, from the coding sequence ATGAACACCAATCGTGCCAATGGAACCGTGTTCGAAACTGATTTGCCTGCCCGGCTGGATCGCCTGCCCTGGGGGCGTTTTCATACCTTGCTGGTCGTTGCGCTGGGCATCACCTGGTTGCTCGATGGCCTGGAAGTCACCCTCGCAGGTTCGGTGGCGGGCGCCCTCAAAGCCAGTCCGGCGCTTAACCTCAGCAACAGCGATATTGGCCTGGCGGGCGCTGCGTACATCGCTGGTGCCGTGTTGGGTGCGCTGTTCTTCGGCTGGCTGGCGGACCGCCTGGGGCGTCGTAAGCTGTTCTTCATCACCTTGCTGCTGTATGTCGGCGCCACCGCTGCCACGGCATTCTCGTTCAGCGTGTGGAGCTTCATGCTGTTCCGCTTTCTGACCGGAATGGGCATCGGCGGCGAGTACACGGCGATCAATTCGACCATCCAGGAATTCACGCCGGCCCGTTATCGTGGCTGGGTTGATCTGACCATCAACGGCACATTCTGGCTGGGCGCGGCATTGGGCGCGGTCGGCTCGATTGTCTTGCTGGACCCGCAATGGATCGGGGCCGAACTCGGCTGGCGTTTGTGCTTCGGGATCGGCGCGGTGTTGGGCTTGTTGGTGCTGCTGATGCGCTTGTGGCTGCCGGAGAGCCCGCGGTGGCTGTTGATTCATGGCCAGTCGGCAGAGGCGACCCGCATCGTCGAGCAGATCGAAGCGGACATGCAACGCCGCGGGCACGTATTGCCTGCCGTCGAGGGTAAACCGTTGCGGCTGCATGCCCGAGACCACACGCCGCTCGGCGAGGTCGCCAGAACGCTGCTGGTCACGTTCCGCCAGCGTTCGCTGGTGGGCCTGACGCTGCTGACCGCTCAGGCGTTCTTCTATAACGCGATTTTCTTCACTTACGCGTTAGTGCTGACGGATTTCTACGATGTGCCCGCCGAGCGGGTGGGCTGGTACGTGTTGCCGCTGGCACTGGGCAATTTCTGCGGGCCGCTGCTATTGGGCAGGCTGTTTGACGTGGTCGGTCGGCGGGTGATGATCAGCCTGACCTATGGCGTGTCCGGGGTTCTGCTGGCAATCAGCGGTTATCTGTTCCAGCAGGGCTTGCTGGATGTGACACAGCAGGCCATCGCCTGGATGGTGATCTTTTTCTTCGCGTCGGCGGCGGCAAGCTCGGCTTACCTGACCGTGGCCGAAACCTTTCCGCTGGAGATACGCGCGCTGGCGATTGCCGTGTTCTATGCATTCGGCACGGGGCTGGGCGGCATTATCGGGCCGACGCTGTTTGGTGAACTGATCGAAACCGGTGATCGCAGCAACGTGCTGATCGGCTATCTGATCGGGGCAGGGTTGATGCTGTTCGCTGCACTGGTGCAGTCGATCTGGGGCATGGCCGCCGAACGGAAATCGCTGGAGGAGGTGGCGCGACCGCTATCGCAGGCGGATAGCCACTAG
- a CDS encoding Nramp family divalent metal transporter, which produces MTYKLPTTATAPFCPSATSDSIVIPPNASLLRKMMLFVGPGLLISIGYMDPGNWATAIEAGSRFGYSLLFVVVLASLSGMVLQNLCSRLGIATGRDLAQLSASHYSRNVAKGQWLLAELSIIATDLAEVLGAALAFHLLLGVSITTGVALTAFDTLIVLALQGANFRRLEAIVLGLIATIAACFAVELILIKPFWPDVFAGLKPSWDVLSNQEPLYIAIGILGATVMPHNLYLHSSVVQTRVNGSDLASKASAIRFARLDTIGSLSLALLINAAILILAAAAFHKTGHTEVVEIQDAYHLLDPLVGGAIASVLFGVALLAAGQSSTFTGTIAGQVVLEGFLQAKIPCWQRRFITRALALIPALIGVIWLGDSSVGKMLVLSQVVLSLQLPFALWPLIRFTSDSQLMGPFVNSRLVKAVAWGLFGLISAANLTLMWFWIT; this is translated from the coding sequence GTGACGTACAAACTGCCCACCACCGCGACTGCTCCGTTCTGCCCCTCGGCAACCAGTGACAGCATTGTCATCCCGCCAAACGCCTCGCTGCTGCGCAAGATGATGCTGTTCGTCGGCCCCGGATTGCTGATCTCCATCGGCTACATGGACCCTGGCAACTGGGCGACGGCTATCGAGGCCGGCTCGCGCTTCGGTTATTCGTTGCTGTTCGTGGTCGTGCTGGCCAGTCTTTCCGGCATGGTGTTGCAGAATCTCTGTTCGCGCCTGGGCATCGCCACCGGGCGGGATCTGGCGCAACTGTCCGCCAGCCACTACAGCCGTAACGTGGCAAAAGGGCAGTGGCTGCTGGCAGAACTGTCGATCATTGCCACCGATCTGGCTGAAGTGCTGGGTGCGGCGCTGGCGTTTCACCTGCTGCTGGGAGTGTCGATCACCACCGGGGTGGCGCTGACGGCTTTCGATACGCTGATTGTGCTGGCCTTGCAGGGTGCCAACTTCCGCCGTCTGGAAGCGATTGTGCTGGGGCTGATCGCCACCATCGCGGCCTGCTTCGCCGTCGAATTGATCCTGATCAAGCCGTTCTGGCCGGACGTTTTTGCCGGGCTGAAACCGAGTTGGGATGTGCTGAGCAATCAGGAGCCGCTGTACATCGCGATCGGCATACTGGGTGCCACGGTCATGCCGCATAACCTGTATCTGCATTCCTCGGTGGTACAAACGCGAGTCAACGGCTCAGACCTGGCGAGCAAAGCCAGCGCGATTCGCTTCGCGCGCCTCGACACCATCGGCTCATTGAGCTTGGCGCTGTTGATCAACGCCGCGATTCTGATTCTCGCGGCGGCGGCGTTCCACAAGACCGGACACACCGAAGTGGTCGAGATTCAGGACGCCTATCACCTGCTCGATCCGTTGGTCGGCGGGGCTATCGCCAGCGTGCTGTTCGGTGTCGCCTTGCTGGCGGCCGGGCAGAGCTCGACGTTCACCGGCACGATTGCCGGGCAAGTGGTGCTCGAGGGCTTTTTGCAGGCGAAGATTCCTTGCTGGCAGCGGCGTTTCATCACCCGCGCGCTGGCACTGATCCCCGCCTTGATCGGCGTGATCTGGCTCGGCGACAGCTCAGTGGGCAAGATGCTGGTGCTCAGTCAGGTGGTCTTGAGCCTGCAACTGCCGTTCGCGCTGTGGCCGCTGATCCGCTTCACCAGTGACTCGCAACTGATGGGGCCATTCGTCAACAGTCGGCTGGTGAAAGCCGTCGCGTGGGGTCTGTTCGGCCTGATTTCGGCAGCCAACCTGACGCTGATGTGGTTCTGGATCACCTGA
- a CDS encoding MFS transporter yields the protein MNPSRKTGTAGNEPLRAAQISARIDRLPAVATLWRLVALLSIAGFFELYDLFQTAYISPGLIREGIFATGSQGLFGFSDQAAFASATFLGLFFGASLLSPIADRFGRRAIFTFALIWYTVATVIMGLQTSAMGVIGMRFVVGIGLGVELVTIDTYLSELVPKRIRSSAFAFAFFIQFLSVPCVALMSWWLVPQDPLGFAGWRWVVISSAVFALFVWWLRAALPESPRWLAQQGRFDEAERIMDNIEARCLKEHGKPLDEPQPEAVAVESKGRFADLWQPPYRRRTLMLVVFHIFQAIGFFGFGNWLPALLSGQGVSVTHSLSYAFVITLAYPLGPLLFVKFANRFENKWQIVGSALGAMIFGSLFAFQTSAAGLILCGVMITFCNAWLSFSYHSYQGELFPTNIRARAVGFCYSFSRLSTVFSSLLIGIFLDHFGTPGVLAFIVSSMLIVIIVIGRFGPRTRNLALEQITHR from the coding sequence ATGAATCCTTCGCGGAAGACAGGCACTGCGGGCAACGAACCGCTGCGTGCCGCTCAAATCTCGGCGCGTATCGACCGGCTCCCTGCGGTTGCGACTCTCTGGCGACTGGTTGCGCTGCTGTCCATTGCCGGATTCTTCGAACTCTATGACCTGTTCCAAACCGCCTATATCAGCCCCGGCCTGATCCGCGAAGGCATCTTTGCCACCGGCAGCCAGGGCCTGTTCGGCTTTTCCGATCAGGCAGCCTTTGCTTCAGCGACGTTTCTCGGCCTGTTCTTCGGTGCCAGCCTGCTGAGTCCGATTGCCGATCGCTTCGGTCGTCGCGCGATTTTTACCTTTGCGCTGATCTGGTACACCGTCGCCACTGTGATCATGGGCCTGCAAACCTCGGCAATGGGCGTGATCGGCATGCGCTTCGTGGTCGGTATCGGTCTGGGTGTCGAACTGGTGACCATCGACACTTACCTGTCGGAACTGGTGCCCAAGCGCATCCGCAGTTCGGCCTTCGCTTTCGCCTTTTTCATCCAGTTTCTGTCGGTGCCCTGCGTCGCACTGATGTCGTGGTGGCTGGTGCCGCAAGACCCGCTGGGCTTTGCCGGCTGGCGCTGGGTGGTGATCAGCAGCGCGGTATTTGCGCTATTCGTCTGGTGGCTGCGTGCAGCACTTCCCGAGTCGCCGCGCTGGCTGGCGCAACAGGGGCGCTTCGATGAGGCCGAACGAATCATGGATAACATCGAGGCACGTTGCCTGAAAGAGCATGGCAAGCCGCTGGACGAACCACAGCCAGAGGCGGTTGCCGTCGAAAGCAAGGGACGCTTTGCCGACTTGTGGCAACCGCCCTACCGCCGTCGCACCTTGATGCTGGTGGTGTTTCACATTTTTCAGGCGATCGGTTTTTTCGGCTTTGGCAACTGGCTGCCCGCGCTGCTTTCTGGGCAAGGCGTCAGTGTCACCCACAGCCTGAGCTATGCCTTCGTGATTACGCTGGCGTACCCGTTGGGGCCGTTGCTGTTCGTAAAGTTTGCCAATCGCTTCGAAAACAAATGGCAAATTGTCGGTTCGGCATTAGGTGCAATGATCTTCGGCAGCCTGTTCGCGTTTCAAACCAGCGCAGCCGGGCTGATCCTCTGCGGGGTCATGATCACGTTCTGCAACGCCTGGCTGAGCTTCAGCTACCACTCTTATCAGGGAGAGCTGTTTCCGACCAACATTCGCGCTCGCGCGGTGGGGTTCTGCTATTCGTTCAGCCGTCTGTCAACGGTATTCAGCAGTTTGCTGATCGGAATATTTCTCGATCACTTCGGCACACCCGGAGTGCTGGCGTTCATTGTCAGCAGTATGCTGATCGTGATCATCGTCATCGGCCGCTTCGGGCCGCGCACCCGCAATCTGGCGCTGGAACAGATCACCCATCGCTGA
- a CDS encoding DUF6555 family protein has protein sequence MALPKHYRIDYLLNGSFKSFYIRTESMDNAEAWHYASVDAGLARIPKYRLEKVPRVSKPYAEHFGVTNVEWAQA, from the coding sequence ATGGCGCTTCCAAAACACTACCGCATTGATTATTTATTAAACGGTTCGTTCAAGAGTTTCTACATACGCACCGAGAGCATGGACAACGCAGAGGCCTGGCATTACGCAAGTGTCGATGCAGGCTTGGCGCGCATACCTAAATACCGATTGGAGAAGGTCCCACGGGTCTCGAAGCCTTACGCCGAACACTTCGGTGTGACCAACGTGGAGTGGGCCCAGGCGTGA